The following coding sequences are from one Ursus arctos isolate Adak ecotype North America unplaced genomic scaffold, UrsArc2.0 scaffold_23, whole genome shotgun sequence window:
- the PHRF1 gene encoding PHD and RING finger domain-containing protein 1 isoform X1 — MDDDSLDELVDRSPGPDGHPRLSPAALDSNAEESSDGTSGGSEDDTGSERSYSTDGEDADGGPEDQSGSEDSEEEGGRGEEGMEALVAVVDAQGKLEANGAFNSDDDSESCPICLNTFRDQAVGTPENCAHYFCLDCIVEWSKNANSCPVDRTIFKCICIRARFGGKILKKIPVENARAGDDEEEDPTFCEVCGRSDREDRLLLCDGCDAGYHMECLDPPLQEVPVDEWFCPECAAPGAAPAADAGPVSEEEVSLLLADVVPTTSRLRPHAGRTRAIARTRQSERVRATVNRNRISTARRIQHVPRYLMSSLLDETIEAVAAGLSTAVYQRPVAPRAPAKRRRRAGRRKKVSGRRKTQSRSSVKSRSSGTGAKRRQSRVKKRKGRKSKNEATARSRIARTLGLRGPACGACIPSVHKPADPSLGLMRADIGVASLSLFGDPYELDPFDSSEEQSANPASPLSAKRRVLSQSALRSHRPVARPVAMGLSRRSVPATAPEPEVDEAPVPDLVGSILSGQTLLMMNGADVIIHRDGSLSAKRAAPVSFPRSTGGLSQAGKLPGPGACLQPRAPHSGSGLQSVGLSCYGGPAPSRVPALTAGATVRLDSSVTPPSGHTQNLSGVCGPGLKPRDKPRCDGDGRHTLPPSSASSKTSGSCSHLPPAGVLLGQALKPAPRRPDISELPRIPKVRREDSGGRQGDVAPTSEQRAEIPSSCISRLTGREGPGQPGHGARAEGEPSSRGPQEPGPHSGGGSQSPASLGPSKGKGVSSTFESFRINIPGNTAHSGRLCNPGFCNTFRPVDNKVQRKENPSPLFSIRKTKQLKSEIYDPFDPTGSDSSSAGSSPERLGSGLLPSEITRTISINSPKAPTLQTVRCVTSYTVETVFGTEPEPSQGPSSSGLELRGAGAAEGTSDLECEGLGKGAAEGQGSASRAQRLSPQEPWEDKDQLPCSTFFGSEERTVTCVTVAEPEAPPSPDALQTTTHRIVELRSPSCSRSTSSSRGRKKAKRKRASAREHRRTRSGSRSGSRSGDRSSRSASPPVGEDHPKRQQTKSRGQRSSSDHSSSHERAKRKKAKDEGRRRKRDSWSHGRRRSRSRSGSPGSSSHERRESRRRKRRRSGSRSRGRECSPPSSLERGRRHRHPRERSWERPRTRWGSHERRKRRSRSPRSPSTEHRSREHQRPRSHEKRPRPRSPEKKLAPSPQEEQKPDREQPARPPASVLASVGADASPAEAEAHKAVPEAPAECPPEDLDYGDSVEAGHVFEDFSSEAFFMQLDDMSSPPSPESTDSSPERAFPPNPPVPLASRPQDTSLAVAVIRQEVSLIHGEDAAQPPPRAPGPEEKPPLQQDAAGAAVLPSTLGSQPGGGVPVGKEEGPSQTPLLRAKALVKRVTWNLQEAESGAPAEDRGLRTPLHRPQKPREGVWETEDMGPSVGFQQASFSELPPPGYALLESGFPDAEPSQVYTPNLPPAPALPVSLPPYAAASQPTVQFILQGSLPLASCGVSQSPAPAPTALTTAAEPACYTTGASNSEERTAAPRPAAAEKAKNEEYLKKLHVQERAVEEVKLAIKPFYQRRDVTKQEYKDILRKAVQKICHSKSGEINPVKVGNLVKAYVDKYRHMRRHRRAEAGEEAPAQGTES; from the exons ATGGATGACGACAGCCTGGACGAGCTTGTGGACcgaagcccagggccagatggacACCCGAGACTCAGCCCCGCTGCCCTGGACAGCAATGCTG AAGAAAGCAGTGATGGCACCAGTGGCGGCTCTGAGGACGACACGGGCAGCGAGCGCAGCTACAGCACCGACGGAGAGGACGCGGACGGGGGCCCGGAGGACCAATCCG gttctGAAGATtctgaagaagaaggaggaagaggagaagagggcATGGAGGCATTAGTGGCTGTGGTAGACGCTCAGGGGAAGTTGGAAGCCAATGGTGCATTTAATTCTGATGATGATTCCGAGAGCTGCCCGATTTGTCTCAACACCTTCAGGGACCAGGCTGTGGGGACGCCGGAGAACTGTGCCCATTATTTCTGCCTGGATTGTATTGTCGAATGGTCCAAG AATGCCAATTCCTGTCCGGTCGATCGaactatatttaaatgtatttgtattcGAGCCCGGTTTGGTGGTAAAATTCTGAAGAAG ATTCCGGTGGAGAACGCCAGAGCGGGAGACGACGAGGAGGAAGACCCAACCTTCTGTGAGGTGTGCGGCAGGAGTGACCGGGAGGACCGTCTGCTCCTCTGTGACGGCTGTGACGCCGG GTACCACATGGAATGTTTGGACCCTCCTCTCCAGGAGGTGCCAGTAGATGAATGGTTCTGTCCAGAATGTGCCGCGCCTGGAGCTGCTCCCGCTGCTG atGCAGGTCCTGTGAGTGAGGAGGAGGTCTCCCTGCTCTTGGCTGATGTGGTGCCCACCACCAGCCGGCTTCGGCCCCATGCAGGGAGGACCCGTGCTATCGCCAGGACACGGCAGAGCGAGAGGGTCCGAGCAACCGTGAACCGGAACCGGATCTCCACTGCCAGGAGGATCCAG CATGTCCCACGGTACCTGATGTCTTCTCTGCTGGACGAGACCATCGAGGCCGTCGCTGCTGGTCTGAGCACTGCTGTGTATCAGCGCCCTGTGGCGCCCCGAGCCCCTGCCAAGCGCAGGAGGAGAGCAG GAAGACGGAAGAAAGTGTCGGGAAGAAGGAAGACGCAGTCCAGATCGTCTGTGAAAAGCAGGAGCTCCGGGACAGGGGCTAAGAGACGTCAGAGTCGcgtgaagaagagaaaagggagaaagtcAAAG AATGAAGCCACAGCTCGCTCCCGCATTGCACGGACGCTGGGCCTCCGGGGTCCGGCCTGCGGAGCCTGCATCCCGTCTGTGCACAAGCCAGCAGACCCCTCTCTGGGGCTGATGCGTGCAGACATCGGAGTGGCCTCTCTGTCGCTCTTCGGAGATCCCTATGAGCTGGACCCCTTTGACAG CAGTGAAGAGCAGTCTGCGAACCCTGCTTCCCCTTTGAGCGCCAAGCGGAGGGTTCTGTCCCAGTCAGCGCTGCGTTCTCACCGGCCTGTGGCCAGGCCCGTGGCCATGGGGCTCTCcag GAGGAGCGTTCCTGCTACGGCACCTGAGCCAGAAGTGGACGAGGCGCCCGTCCCAGACCTGGTGGGGAGCATCCTGTCGGGCCAGACCCTCCTGATGATGAATGGCGCGGACGTCATCATCCACCGGGACGGCTCCCTCAGCGCCAAGAGAGCAG CACCTGTTTCCTTCCCTCGGAGCACAGGCGGCTTGTCCCAAGCAGGGAAGctccctgggcctggggcctgcCTGCAGCCCAGAGCGCCACACTCAGGAAGTGGGCTGCAGAGCGTGGGGCTGAGCTGTTATGGCGGGCCAGCGCCCTCCCGTGTCCCCGCGCTCACGGCTGGGGCGACTGTGAGACTGGACTCGTCAGTGACCCCTCCGTCCGGTCACACTCAGAACCTGTCAGGCGTGTGCGGGCCTGGCTTAAAGCCGAGAGACAAGCCCCGATGTGATGGTGACGGCCGGCACACTCTGCCCCCCAGCTCTGCATCCTCAAAGACCTCTGGTAGCTGTTCTCACTTGCCACCTGCCGGCGTGCTGCTGGGCCAGGCCCTGAAGCCAGCTCCCAGGAGGCCCGACATCTCTGAGCTACCAAGGATACCAAAGGTCAGGAGGGAGGACAGCGGTGGCAGACAGGGGGATGTGGCCCCCACCAGCGAGCAGCGTGCTGAGATCCCCAGCTCCTGCATCAGCCGGCTCacgggcagggagggccctgggcAGCCTGGCCATGGTGCCCGAGCAGAGGGCGAACCCAGCAGCAGGGGCCCACAAGAGCCTGGCCCGCACTCAGGGGGCGGCTCCCAGTCCCCTGCCTCGCTGGGACCCTCGAAGGGGAAGGGTGTCAGCTCGACCTTCGAGAGCTTCAGGATCAATATTCCCGGGAACACGGCACATTCCGGCAGACTCTGCAACCCTGGCTTTTGTAACACGTTCCGGCCTGTCGACAATAAGGTGCAAAGGAAAGAGAACCCCTCGCCCCTGTTCTCCATCAGGAAGACCAAACAGCTCAAGAGTGAGATCTACGACCCCTTTGACCCCACAGGCTCCGACTCCAGTTCTGCCGGCAGCAGCCCTGAGCGCCTGGGCTCTGGCCTCCTGCCCTCTGAGATCACACGCACCATCTCCATCAATAGCCCAAAGGCCCCAACGTTGCAGACTGTGCGCTGCGTCACCTCCTACACGGTGGAGACTGTCTTTGGGACGGAGCCCGAGCCCTCTCAGGGGCCTTCCTCCAGCGGGCTCGAGCTCCGGGGCGCGGGGGCTGCTGAGGGGACCTCCGACCTGGAGTGCGAGGGGCTGGGCAAAGGGGCTGCCGAGGGCCAGGGCTCAGCCTCCCGGGCACAGAGGCTGTCCCCACAGGAGCCTTGGGAAGATAAGGACCAGCTGCCCTGCAGTACCTTCTTTGGCTCCGAGGAGCGGACGGTGACCTGTGTGACTGTAGCAGAGCCAGAGGCCCCGCCCAGCCCGGACGCACTGCAGACGACCACCCACAGGATCGTGGAGCTGAGGTCCCCATCCTGCTCCCGCTCCACGTCCAGCTCCCGTGGCAGGAAGAAAGCCAAGAGGAAGCGGGCCAGTGCCAGGGAGCACAGGAGGACCCGCTCGGGCTCCCGCTCAGGTTCCCGCTCTGGGGACAGGAGCTCACGGTCGGCGTCACCACCAGTGGGTGAGGACCACCCCAAGAGGCAGCAGACCAAGTCCCGGGGCCAGAGGTCTTCCAGCGACCACTCCAGCAGCCACGAGCGAGCCAAGCGGAAGAAGGCAAAGgatgagggcaggaggaggaagagggactCCTGGAGCCATGGCCGGCGGCGGTCCAGGTCCCGCTCAGGCAGCCCCGGCAGCTCCTCCCACGAACgcagggagagcagaaggaggaaGCGGAGGCGGTCAGGGTCCAGGTCTCGGGGGAGGGAGTGCTCACCCCCCAGCAGCCTGGAGAGAGGCCGGAGGCACCGGCACCCGCGGGAGAGGAGCTGGGAGCGGCCCCGAACCAGGTGGGGTTCCCATGAGAGGAGGAAGCGTAGGTCCAGGTCACCAAGGTCGCCAAGCACAGAGCATAGGTCCCGGGAGCATCAGCGCCCTCGATCCCATGAGAAGCGGCCGAGGCCTCGCTCCCCAGAGAAGAAGTTGGCACCGTCTCCCCAGGAGGAGCAGAAGCCTGACAGGGAGCAGCCAGCCAGGCCACCGGCCTCAGTACTGGCCTCAGTGGGAGCAGACGCCTCCCCGGCGGAGGCCGAAGCCCACAAGGCGGTTCCAGAGGCACCAGCGGAGTGTCCACCCGAGGACCTTGATTACGGCGACTCTGTTGAGGCGGGGCACGTCTTCGAGGATTTTTCCAGCGAAGCCTTCTTCATGCAGCTGGATGACATGAGTTCCCCACCCTCCCCGGAGAGCACAGACTCCTCCCCAGAGCGAGCCTTCCCGCCCAACCCTCCCGTGCCCCTGGCCAGCCGGCCACAGGACACCAGCCTGGCCGTGGCTGTCATCAGGCAGGAGGTGTCGCTGATCCACGGTGAAGATGCCGCGCAGCCCCCGCCCCGGGCTCCGGGCCCCGAGGAGAAGCCCCCGCTCCAGCAGGACGCAGCTGGGGCTGCCGTGCTGCCCAGCACCCTGGGGAGCCAGCCTGGGGGCGGGGTGCccgtggggaaggaggaaggcccCTCTCAGACCCCCTTGCTGCGGGCTAAAGCCCTGGTGAAGAGAGTCACCTGGAacctccaggaggcagagagcgGTGCCCCTGCCGAGGACCGAGGCCTGC GGACGCCGCTTCACCGGCCCCAGAAGCCCCGGGAAGGGGTCTGGGAAACAGAAGACATGGGCCCCTCGGTGGGGTTCCAGCAGGCATCCTTCTCTGAGCTCCCTCCGCCTGGTTATGCACTTCTAGAGTCTGGCTTCCCCGACGCTGAGCCTTCTCAG GTTTATACCCCCAACCTGCCTCCCGCCCCAGCTCTGCCCGTGAGCCTCCCGCCATACGCAGCAGCCAGCCAGCCCACAGTCCAGTTTATCCTGCAGGGGAGCCTTCCCCTGGCGAGCTGCGGGGTCTCACAGAGCCCGGCCCCAGCGCCCACCGCCCTGACCACAGCCGCCGAGCCAGCCTGTTACACCACTGGCGCCAGCAACTCCGAGGAGAGGACGGCCGCTCCCAGGCCTGCCGCCGCAGAGAAGGCCAAGAACGAGGAG TACCTGAAGAAGCTGCACGTGCAGGAGCGGGCGGTGGAGGAGGTGAAGCTGGCCATCAAGCCCTTCTACCAGAGGAGGGACGTGACCAAGCAGGAGTACAAGGACATCCTTCGCAAGGCCGTGCAGAAG ATATGCCACAGCAAGAGCGGAGAGATCAACCCCGTGAAGGTGGGCAACCTGGTCAAGGCCTATGTGGACAAGTACAGACACATGCGCCGGCACCGGAGGGCCGAGGCCGGCGAGGAGGCGCCTGCCCAGGGCACCGAGAGCTGA
- the PHRF1 gene encoding PHD and RING finger domain-containing protein 1 isoform X6, with the protein MECLDPPLQEVPVDEWFCPECAAPGAAPAADAGPVSEEEVSLLLADVVPTTSRLRPHAGRTRAIARTRQSERVRATVNRNRISTARRIQHVPRYLMSSLLDETIEAVAAGLSTAVYQRPVAPRAPAKRRRRAGRRKKVSGRRKTQSRSSVKSRSSGTGAKRRQSRVKKRKGRKSKNEATARSRIARTLGLRGPACGACIPSVHKPADPSLGLMRADIGVASLSLFGDPYELDPFDSSEEQSANPASPLSAKRRVLSQSALRSHRPVARPVAMGLSRRSVPATAPEPEVDEAPVPDLVGSILSGQTLLMMNGADVIIHRDGSLSAKRAAPVSFPRSTGGLSQAGKLPGPGACLQPRAPHSGSGLQSVGLSCYGGPAPSRVPALTAGATVRLDSSVTPPSGHTQNLSGVCGPGLKPRDKPRCDGDGRHTLPPSSASSKTSGSCSHLPPAGVLLGQALKPAPRRPDISELPRIPKVRREDSGGRQGDVAPTSEQRAEIPSSCISRLTGREGPGQPGHGARAEGEPSSRGPQEPGPHSGGGSQSPASLGPSKGKGVSSTFESFRINIPGNTAHSGRLCNPGFCNTFRPVDNKVQRKENPSPLFSIRKTKQLKSEIYDPFDPTGSDSSSAGSSPERLGSGLLPSEITRTISINSPKAPTLQTVRCVTSYTVETVFGTEPEPSQGPSSSGLELRGAGAAEGTSDLECEGLGKGAAEGQGSASRAQRLSPQEPWEDKDQLPCSTFFGSEERTVTCVTVAEPEAPPSPDALQTTTHRIVELRSPSCSRSTSSSRGRKKAKRKRASAREHRRTRSGSRSGSRSGDRSSRSASPPVGEDHPKRQQTKSRGQRSSSDHSSSHERAKRKKAKDEGRRRKRDSWSHGRRRSRSRSGSPGSSSHERRESRRRKRRRSGSRSRGRECSPPSSLERGRRHRHPRERSWERPRTRWGSHERRKRRSRSPRSPSTEHRSREHQRPRSHEKRPRPRSPEKKLAPSPQEEQKPDREQPARPPASVLASVGADASPAEAEAHKAVPEAPAECPPEDLDYGDSVEAGHVFEDFSSEAFFMQLDDMSSPPSPESTDSSPERAFPPNPPVPLASRPQDTSLAVAVIRQEVSLIHGEDAAQPPPRAPGPEEKPPLQQDAAGAAVLPSTLGSQPGGGVPVGKEEGPSQTPLLRAKALVKRVTWNLQEAESGAPAEDRGLRTPLHRPQKPREGVWETEDMGPSVGFQQASFSELPPPGYALLESGFPDAEPSQVYTPNLPPAPALPVSLPPYAAASQPTVQFILQGSLPLASCGVSQSPAPAPTALTTAAEPACYTTGASNSEERTAAPRPAAAEKAKNEEYLKKLHVQERAVEEVKLAIKPFYQRRDVTKQEYKDILRKAVQKICHSKSGEINPVKVGNLVKAYVDKYRHMRRHRRAEAGEEAPAQGTES; encoded by the exons ATGGAATGTTTGGACCCTCCTCTCCAGGAGGTGCCAGTAGATGAATGGTTCTGTCCAGAATGTGCCGCGCCTGGAGCTGCTCCCGCTGCTG atGCAGGTCCTGTGAGTGAGGAGGAGGTCTCCCTGCTCTTGGCTGATGTGGTGCCCACCACCAGCCGGCTTCGGCCCCATGCAGGGAGGACCCGTGCTATCGCCAGGACACGGCAGAGCGAGAGGGTCCGAGCAACCGTGAACCGGAACCGGATCTCCACTGCCAGGAGGATCCAG CATGTCCCACGGTACCTGATGTCTTCTCTGCTGGACGAGACCATCGAGGCCGTCGCTGCTGGTCTGAGCACTGCTGTGTATCAGCGCCCTGTGGCGCCCCGAGCCCCTGCCAAGCGCAGGAGGAGAGCAG GAAGACGGAAGAAAGTGTCGGGAAGAAGGAAGACGCAGTCCAGATCGTCTGTGAAAAGCAGGAGCTCCGGGACAGGGGCTAAGAGACGTCAGAGTCGcgtgaagaagagaaaagggagaaagtcAAAG AATGAAGCCACAGCTCGCTCCCGCATTGCACGGACGCTGGGCCTCCGGGGTCCGGCCTGCGGAGCCTGCATCCCGTCTGTGCACAAGCCAGCAGACCCCTCTCTGGGGCTGATGCGTGCAGACATCGGAGTGGCCTCTCTGTCGCTCTTCGGAGATCCCTATGAGCTGGACCCCTTTGACAG CAGTGAAGAGCAGTCTGCGAACCCTGCTTCCCCTTTGAGCGCCAAGCGGAGGGTTCTGTCCCAGTCAGCGCTGCGTTCTCACCGGCCTGTGGCCAGGCCCGTGGCCATGGGGCTCTCcag GAGGAGCGTTCCTGCTACGGCACCTGAGCCAGAAGTGGACGAGGCGCCCGTCCCAGACCTGGTGGGGAGCATCCTGTCGGGCCAGACCCTCCTGATGATGAATGGCGCGGACGTCATCATCCACCGGGACGGCTCCCTCAGCGCCAAGAGAGCAG CACCTGTTTCCTTCCCTCGGAGCACAGGCGGCTTGTCCCAAGCAGGGAAGctccctgggcctggggcctgcCTGCAGCCCAGAGCGCCACACTCAGGAAGTGGGCTGCAGAGCGTGGGGCTGAGCTGTTATGGCGGGCCAGCGCCCTCCCGTGTCCCCGCGCTCACGGCTGGGGCGACTGTGAGACTGGACTCGTCAGTGACCCCTCCGTCCGGTCACACTCAGAACCTGTCAGGCGTGTGCGGGCCTGGCTTAAAGCCGAGAGACAAGCCCCGATGTGATGGTGACGGCCGGCACACTCTGCCCCCCAGCTCTGCATCCTCAAAGACCTCTGGTAGCTGTTCTCACTTGCCACCTGCCGGCGTGCTGCTGGGCCAGGCCCTGAAGCCAGCTCCCAGGAGGCCCGACATCTCTGAGCTACCAAGGATACCAAAGGTCAGGAGGGAGGACAGCGGTGGCAGACAGGGGGATGTGGCCCCCACCAGCGAGCAGCGTGCTGAGATCCCCAGCTCCTGCATCAGCCGGCTCacgggcagggagggccctgggcAGCCTGGCCATGGTGCCCGAGCAGAGGGCGAACCCAGCAGCAGGGGCCCACAAGAGCCTGGCCCGCACTCAGGGGGCGGCTCCCAGTCCCCTGCCTCGCTGGGACCCTCGAAGGGGAAGGGTGTCAGCTCGACCTTCGAGAGCTTCAGGATCAATATTCCCGGGAACACGGCACATTCCGGCAGACTCTGCAACCCTGGCTTTTGTAACACGTTCCGGCCTGTCGACAATAAGGTGCAAAGGAAAGAGAACCCCTCGCCCCTGTTCTCCATCAGGAAGACCAAACAGCTCAAGAGTGAGATCTACGACCCCTTTGACCCCACAGGCTCCGACTCCAGTTCTGCCGGCAGCAGCCCTGAGCGCCTGGGCTCTGGCCTCCTGCCCTCTGAGATCACACGCACCATCTCCATCAATAGCCCAAAGGCCCCAACGTTGCAGACTGTGCGCTGCGTCACCTCCTACACGGTGGAGACTGTCTTTGGGACGGAGCCCGAGCCCTCTCAGGGGCCTTCCTCCAGCGGGCTCGAGCTCCGGGGCGCGGGGGCTGCTGAGGGGACCTCCGACCTGGAGTGCGAGGGGCTGGGCAAAGGGGCTGCCGAGGGCCAGGGCTCAGCCTCCCGGGCACAGAGGCTGTCCCCACAGGAGCCTTGGGAAGATAAGGACCAGCTGCCCTGCAGTACCTTCTTTGGCTCCGAGGAGCGGACGGTGACCTGTGTGACTGTAGCAGAGCCAGAGGCCCCGCCCAGCCCGGACGCACTGCAGACGACCACCCACAGGATCGTGGAGCTGAGGTCCCCATCCTGCTCCCGCTCCACGTCCAGCTCCCGTGGCAGGAAGAAAGCCAAGAGGAAGCGGGCCAGTGCCAGGGAGCACAGGAGGACCCGCTCGGGCTCCCGCTCAGGTTCCCGCTCTGGGGACAGGAGCTCACGGTCGGCGTCACCACCAGTGGGTGAGGACCACCCCAAGAGGCAGCAGACCAAGTCCCGGGGCCAGAGGTCTTCCAGCGACCACTCCAGCAGCCACGAGCGAGCCAAGCGGAAGAAGGCAAAGgatgagggcaggaggaggaagagggactCCTGGAGCCATGGCCGGCGGCGGTCCAGGTCCCGCTCAGGCAGCCCCGGCAGCTCCTCCCACGAACgcagggagagcagaaggaggaaGCGGAGGCGGTCAGGGTCCAGGTCTCGGGGGAGGGAGTGCTCACCCCCCAGCAGCCTGGAGAGAGGCCGGAGGCACCGGCACCCGCGGGAGAGGAGCTGGGAGCGGCCCCGAACCAGGTGGGGTTCCCATGAGAGGAGGAAGCGTAGGTCCAGGTCACCAAGGTCGCCAAGCACAGAGCATAGGTCCCGGGAGCATCAGCGCCCTCGATCCCATGAGAAGCGGCCGAGGCCTCGCTCCCCAGAGAAGAAGTTGGCACCGTCTCCCCAGGAGGAGCAGAAGCCTGACAGGGAGCAGCCAGCCAGGCCACCGGCCTCAGTACTGGCCTCAGTGGGAGCAGACGCCTCCCCGGCGGAGGCCGAAGCCCACAAGGCGGTTCCAGAGGCACCAGCGGAGTGTCCACCCGAGGACCTTGATTACGGCGACTCTGTTGAGGCGGGGCACGTCTTCGAGGATTTTTCCAGCGAAGCCTTCTTCATGCAGCTGGATGACATGAGTTCCCCACCCTCCCCGGAGAGCACAGACTCCTCCCCAGAGCGAGCCTTCCCGCCCAACCCTCCCGTGCCCCTGGCCAGCCGGCCACAGGACACCAGCCTGGCCGTGGCTGTCATCAGGCAGGAGGTGTCGCTGATCCACGGTGAAGATGCCGCGCAGCCCCCGCCCCGGGCTCCGGGCCCCGAGGAGAAGCCCCCGCTCCAGCAGGACGCAGCTGGGGCTGCCGTGCTGCCCAGCACCCTGGGGAGCCAGCCTGGGGGCGGGGTGCccgtggggaaggaggaaggcccCTCTCAGACCCCCTTGCTGCGGGCTAAAGCCCTGGTGAAGAGAGTCACCTGGAacctccaggaggcagagagcgGTGCCCCTGCCGAGGACCGAGGCCTGC GGACGCCGCTTCACCGGCCCCAGAAGCCCCGGGAAGGGGTCTGGGAAACAGAAGACATGGGCCCCTCGGTGGGGTTCCAGCAGGCATCCTTCTCTGAGCTCCCTCCGCCTGGTTATGCACTTCTAGAGTCTGGCTTCCCCGACGCTGAGCCTTCTCAG GTTTATACCCCCAACCTGCCTCCCGCCCCAGCTCTGCCCGTGAGCCTCCCGCCATACGCAGCAGCCAGCCAGCCCACAGTCCAGTTTATCCTGCAGGGGAGCCTTCCCCTGGCGAGCTGCGGGGTCTCACAGAGCCCGGCCCCAGCGCCCACCGCCCTGACCACAGCCGCCGAGCCAGCCTGTTACACCACTGGCGCCAGCAACTCCGAGGAGAGGACGGCCGCTCCCAGGCCTGCCGCCGCAGAGAAGGCCAAGAACGAGGAG TACCTGAAGAAGCTGCACGTGCAGGAGCGGGCGGTGGAGGAGGTGAAGCTGGCCATCAAGCCCTTCTACCAGAGGAGGGACGTGACCAAGCAGGAGTACAAGGACATCCTTCGCAAGGCCGTGCAGAAG ATATGCCACAGCAAGAGCGGAGAGATCAACCCCGTGAAGGTGGGCAACCTGGTCAAGGCCTATGTGGACAAGTACAGACACATGCGCCGGCACCGGAGGGCCGAGGCCGGCGAGGAGGCGCCTGCCCAGGGCACCGAGAGCTGA